A genomic window from Bacteroidota bacterium includes:
- a CDS encoding DUF1186 domain-containing protein — MKSIQVDSSDHDLLNENDDPFGDGDFDDEEDEDDEDNASPEEMARRFRVSSKFLEIQTTEPPRFHLAVTEALYSAPMQLPDDLMQDLLAQDRALLIADLELVLRDAVVRFDYFSVLKDENYSSLHAFILLCHFQSVASIPVILDFLSQPEHVLNHWLDDILEQNVPQWLAPMLQQNLSAFDALILDGDAYEFARIAGLATLEQFALHWPERKTDVEDHFLELLLAINAPENPTLGQPLVNSYISFLASSLKMKRLHAAMQPLFAADKVGSTFIGSWKEAEKEFNNENNQAIKMPMYLDDLRSTYHEGLDWASV, encoded by the coding sequence ATGAAAAGCATCCAGGTCGACAGCAGCGACCATGACCTGTTGAATGAAAACGACGATCCCTTCGGCGATGGCGACTTTGACGATGAGGAGGATGAAGACGACGAAGACAATGCAAGTCCGGAGGAAATGGCCCGTCGATTTCGCGTATCCTCCAAGTTCCTCGAAATCCAAACCACCGAGCCGCCACGTTTCCATTTGGCGGTGACCGAAGCCTTGTATTCGGCCCCGATGCAGCTGCCGGATGACCTGATGCAAGACCTGTTGGCCCAAGACCGTGCTTTGCTCATTGCGGATCTGGAACTTGTATTGCGCGATGCCGTCGTGCGATTTGACTACTTCAGCGTCCTAAAAGATGAAAATTATTCCAGCCTGCATGCCTTCATTTTGCTCTGCCATTTCCAATCGGTGGCGAGCATTCCCGTGATACTGGATTTCCTGTCACAACCCGAACATGTCCTCAATCATTGGCTGGACGACATTCTCGAGCAAAACGTTCCGCAATGGCTTGCGCCGATGTTGCAACAGAATCTGAGCGCCTTCGACGCCTTGATTTTGGATGGGGATGCCTACGAATTTGCGCGCATCGCAGGCCTCGCAACCTTGGAACAATTTGCCTTGCATTGGCCGGAACGCAAAACCGATGTCGAAGACCATTTCCTGGAATTGCTGCTTGCGATCAATGCCCCCGAAAATCCAACGTTGGGTCAACCGTTGGTCAACAGCTATATCTCCTTCCTTGCAAGCAGCCTGAAAATGAAACGTCTCCATGCAGCCATGCAACCGCTGTTTGCGGCCGACAAGGTTGGATCAACCTTCATCGGAAGCTGGAAAGAAGCAGAAAAGGAATTCAACAACGAGAACAATCAGGCCATAAAAATGCCAATGTACCTCGATGACCTCCGGAGCACATACCACGAAGGGCTGGATTGGGCGAGTGTTTGA
- a CDS encoding T9SS type A sorting domain-containing protein, translated as MTFPRVLSLFVCLLLFGTHLHAQTFDWVVQTGNSLYEEAKAVDVDPSGNVVSVGYFSGTMDANPGAGTLNLVSNGAQDIFIQKLGPNGQLLWAKKIGGTTYDSANDVVTNTMGEVYVTGVYTNTVDFDPSFSTHLETTDGNVGAFVLKLDPNGNFLWVCAFGGTASSGQGRSITLDENENPVVIGVWGGTVDFDPLLGTQFETLPNSGNIFMVKLAANFGVYQWHRVWAGNQFLYPTGVDVDAAGNVLLTAYYSGNTDVDPGSGTFIIPDGGVDLDFFVLKLNSGGNFQWAKNIGGPNGGGSPTEVRADPWGNIVLAGTFQDTVDFDPGTGTTTRITIAGSQDIFVLRLSPNGDFRWVATMGGAIAEDLAKSMDVDNLGNIYSTGYYIGTVDFDPGVGVFNLYSAPSPLIGSAFIQKLDSSGVFVWAGALEGPGGSLNGNAIALGPDKSIHVLGFFTGEVDFDPGVGVQNLTSLPGVNQYDMFLVKLSQCTGLNTFSTVTDTACFSYTLNGQTYTNSGTYNQIIGNHVGCDSTISLFLTIRQPTFGTLSTTQCGPYTINGQTYTSSGTYVQTLTNANGCDSTLTISLLINQNTSASQSATACGAYFWPANGQTYTTSGPKTATLTNSQGCDSVITLNLTINQPTSATLTQSACTSFTLNGQTYTSAGTYTQTLTNAAGCDSTLILTLTLVPVSAGVTVNGGTLTASPSGLTYQWIDCGNGNTPVSGANMETFTATSSGSYAVVVSNGTCTDTSTCETVVGLPDCGFCSAISVYPNPFADKLTLQLPNLIEGLELQLLDAQGRLVRRMSVETQVTEISLIELASGVYMMRLLGDGRQVALRVVKE; from the coding sequence ATGACATTTCCGCGCGTTCTCTCCTTGTTTGTTTGCCTCTTGCTTTTCGGTACGCATCTCCACGCCCAGACCTTCGATTGGGTAGTACAAACGGGCAATAGCCTCTACGAGGAGGCCAAGGCGGTGGACGTCGATCCATCCGGTAATGTCGTCAGTGTGGGCTACTTTAGTGGTACGATGGATGCCAACCCGGGCGCCGGCACGCTGAATCTTGTGAGCAATGGCGCCCAAGATATTTTTATCCAAAAACTCGGCCCCAATGGCCAACTGCTTTGGGCAAAAAAGATCGGAGGCACTACGTATGACTCGGCCAATGATGTGGTGACCAACACCATGGGCGAAGTTTATGTCACCGGCGTTTACACAAATACCGTCGATTTTGACCCCAGCTTTTCTACCCACCTCGAGACCACCGACGGGAACGTAGGGGCCTTCGTATTGAAATTGGATCCGAATGGAAATTTCCTCTGGGTCTGCGCTTTCGGTGGAACCGCCTCCTCTGGACAAGGCCGATCCATCACACTTGACGAAAATGAAAATCCGGTGGTGATTGGAGTCTGGGGCGGTACAGTTGATTTTGATCCGCTATTGGGAACACAATTTGAAACGCTCCCAAACAGCGGCAATATATTTATGGTCAAGCTTGCTGCAAACTTTGGCGTTTACCAATGGCACCGAGTCTGGGCGGGAAATCAATTTTTGTATCCAACTGGTGTGGATGTCGATGCTGCGGGGAATGTCTTGTTAACTGCTTATTATTCAGGAAATACAGACGTGGATCCTGGTAGTGGAACATTTATCATTCCCGATGGCGGGGTTGACTTGGACTTTTTTGTATTGAAGCTCAATTCGGGGGGTAATTTCCAATGGGCGAAAAACATTGGCGGACCCAATGGGGGCGGCAGTCCCACTGAAGTGCGGGCGGATCCATGGGGGAATATCGTCTTGGCCGGTACATTTCAGGATACGGTGGATTTTGACCCAGGCACCGGTACGACTACGAGAATTACAATCGCCGGCTCGCAGGACATTTTTGTGCTTCGCTTGTCTCCGAATGGGGATTTTCGCTGGGTGGCGACGATGGGAGGGGCCATCGCCGAAGACCTTGCGAAGTCAATGGATGTCGACAATCTCGGCAATATTTATTCGACGGGATATTACATCGGTACGGTGGATTTTGATCCGGGCGTCGGTGTATTCAATCTTTATTCGGCACCGAGTCCGTTGATTGGTTCGGCATTTATCCAGAAGCTGGATAGCAGTGGCGTTTTCGTTTGGGCAGGTGCATTGGAGGGTCCGGGAGGATCGTTGAATGGAAATGCGATCGCTTTGGGGCCTGACAAGAGCATCCATGTACTCGGATTTTTCACAGGAGAGGTGGACTTTGACCCTGGCGTCGGCGTCCAAAACCTGACGAGCCTGCCGGGTGTCAATCAATACGACATGTTCCTTGTCAAGCTGTCGCAGTGTACCGGGCTGAATACATTTTCGACGGTGACCGACACTGCCTGCTTCAGCTATACCCTGAATGGCCAAACCTATACGAATTCGGGAACCTACAATCAGATCATTGGAAACCACGTCGGCTGTGATTCCACGATTTCACTCTTTTTGACCATTCGTCAGCCGACCTTCGGGACCTTGAGTACCACACAATGCGGTCCCTACACGATCAACGGCCAAACGTACACGAGTTCGGGGACCTATGTGCAGACCCTGACGAATGCAAACGGCTGCGATTCGACATTGACCATCAGCCTGCTGATCAACCAAAATACCAGTGCCAGCCAATCTGCCACCGCTTGTGGCGCCTACTTTTGGCCCGCGAATGGCCAAACCTATACCACAAGCGGCCCCAAAACGGCGACATTGACCAATTCGCAAGGCTGTGATTCCGTCATTACCTTGAACCTTACCATCAACCAACCCACAAGCGCGACGCTGACGCAATCCGCCTGCACAAGCTTCACGCTCAACGGGCAGACGTACACATCCGCGGGTACGTACACGCAGACGCTCACGAACGCGGCAGGTTGTGACAGTACGCTCATCCTCACCCTCACCCTTGTACCCGTATCTGCGGGTGTCACAGTCAACGGCGGCACGCTCACCGCTTCGCCCAGCGGATTGACCTACCAATGGATTGACTGTGGCAATGGCAATACGCCCGTCTCCGGTGCAAATATGGAAACCTTCACCGCAACAAGTTCGGGCAGCTACGCCGTGGTCGTCAGCAACGGCACCTGCACCGACACAAGCACCTGCGAGACTGTCGTCGGATTGCCGGATTGCGGATTTTGCAGCGCAATCAGTGTTTATCCCAATCCATTCGCAGACAAACTCACCCTGCAATTGCCAAATTTGATCGAGGGATTGGAGCTGCAGTTGTTGGACGCACAGGGGCGGCTTGTCCGCAGGATGTCCGTCGAGACGCAGGTCACCGAAATCAGTCTGATCGAGCTTGCGAGCGGGGTTTACATGATGCGATTGCTGGGTGATGGCAGGCAAGTTGCCTTGCGGGTGGTGAAGGAGTGA
- a CDS encoding SIR2 family protein, whose translation MGNKVEKRAFLIGNGINRAIPNDVQSWSELLKSLAKAIGTPVDLSNELKPFPLLFEEILFKTKGDYDDNLKMIKGKIADAFRNTPATHLHKAVIATGVRHILTTNYDYAFEKAIDPAFSNESGQREVSTYETLNSIKRRTIFQQPELSIWHMHGEIHDNKRFESIRNFPSKSIMIGYEHYSQYIGEMQKYLRGEVTKSSVGLFDRMAKKDFQEESWIDLFFTHDLAIAGLSFDFSEHHLWWLINYRAKQKRRKKGQIKNRIRYYYAVLPEADPNDLNEFASRLSRKKANAAKTDLFRSLDVEPVPIACSSYEDYYLKMLEADATAVS comes from the coding sequence ATGGGCAACAAGGTGGAAAAAAGGGCCTTTCTGATTGGCAACGGCATCAACCGGGCGATTCCCAACGATGTGCAGTCATGGAGCGAATTGCTGAAATCACTCGCCAAGGCGATCGGTACGCCCGTGGATCTCTCCAATGAACTCAAGCCGTTTCCATTGTTATTCGAGGAAATCCTGTTCAAAACCAAGGGCGACTACGACGACAACCTGAAGATGATCAAGGGGAAAATCGCGGATGCCTTCCGCAATACGCCGGCGACGCACCTGCACAAGGCCGTGATCGCCACGGGCGTGCGCCATATCCTCACCACCAACTACGATTACGCCTTCGAAAAGGCCATCGATCCTGCGTTTTCCAACGAATCCGGGCAACGGGAGGTGAGTACCTACGAAACCCTGAACAGCATCAAACGCAGGACCATTTTCCAGCAGCCGGAGCTTTCCATTTGGCACATGCACGGCGAAATCCACGACAACAAACGCTTCGAATCCATCCGCAATTTTCCGTCAAAGTCGATCATGATCGGCTATGAACACTACTCGCAATACATCGGCGAAATGCAAAAGTACCTGCGTGGCGAAGTGACCAAAAGTTCGGTGGGACTCTTTGACCGCATGGCCAAAAAGGACTTTCAGGAGGAATCATGGATCGACCTGTTCTTCACCCATGATTTGGCCATCGCGGGCTTGTCCTTCGACTTTTCCGAGCACCATTTGTGGTGGCTGATCAATTACCGGGCCAAGCAAAAGCGCCGGAAGAAAGGGCAGATCAAGAATCGAATTCGGTACTACTACGCCGTCTTGCCGGAAGCCGATCCCAATGACCTCAACGAATTCGCCTCCCGGCTCTCCCGCAAAAAGGCCAATGCTGCAAAGACCGACCTGTTCCGCTCCCTCGACGTGGAACCGGTGCCGATTGCTTGCAGCAGCTACGAGGATTATTATCTGAAAATGTTGGAAGCCGACGCCACCGCCGTTTCCTAA
- a CDS encoding T9SS type A sorting domain-containing protein: protein MKKVLQPLLVGSMIVVSFLGANVAFGQKTNTDPASRPQMASTTRHGGDSVHRKGIVNLSEIAFEGQTTRHGGDSVHRKGIANLSEIAFEGQTTRHGGDSVHRKGIVNLSEIAFEGQTTRHGGDSVHRKGIVNLSEIAFEGQTTRHGGDSVHRKGIVNLSEIAFEGQTTRHGGDSVHRKGIVNLSEIAFEGQTTRHGGDSVHRKGIVNLSEIAFEGETTRHGGDSVHRKGIVNLSEIAFEGQTTRHGGDSVHRKGIVNENASDLIDQTVRKSDRSLLQNAIVQEVEMTAAPNPFAAQTAVTIAVASNAAVNLEVYNLQGMRVATLFEGNLSANLRQTVILDGESMANGIYFARLTTNTGIVKQQKLVLQR, encoded by the coding sequence ATGAAAAAAGTGTTACAACCACTGTTGGTCGGGTCGATGATTGTCGTTTCGTTCTTGGGGGCGAATGTCGCTTTCGGTCAAAAAACGAATACTGATCCGGCATCACGTCCGCAAATGGCGTCAACCACAAGGCACGGTGGCGACAGCGTTCACCGCAAGGGGATCGTGAACTTGTCAGAAATTGCATTCGAAGGTCAAACTACCCGCCACGGTGGTGACAGCGTGCACCGCAAGGGGATAGCCAACCTTTCAGAAATTGCATTCGAAGGTCAAACTACCCGCCACGGTGGTGACAGCGTTCACCGCAAGGGGATCGTCAACCTTTCAGAAATTGCATTCGAAGGTCAAACTACCCGCCACGGTGGTGACAGCGTTCACCGTAAGGGGATCGTGAACTTGTCAGAAATTGCATTCGAAGGTCAAACTACCCGCCACGGTGGTGACAGCGTGCACCGCAAGGGGATCGTCAACCTTTCAGAAATTGCATTCGAAGGTCAAACTACCCGCCACGGTGGCGACAGCGTGCACCGCAAGGGGATCGTCAACCTTTCAGAAATTGCATTCGAAGGTCAAACTACCCGCCACGGTGGTGACAGCGTTCACCGCAAGGGGATCGTCAACCTTTCAGAAATTGCATTCGAAGGAGAAACTACCCGCCACGGTGGTGACAGCGTTCACCGTAAGGGGATCGTCAATCTTTCAGAAATTGCATTCGAAGGTCAAACTACCCGCCACGGTGGCGACAGCGTTCACCGCAAGGGGATTGTGAACGAGAATGCGTCGGATTTGATCGATCAAACAGTAAGAAAATCCGATCGCTCACTACTGCAAAATGCCATTGTCCAAGAAGTCGAAATGACCGCTGCGCCCAATCCATTTGCTGCACAAACTGCCGTTACGATTGCAGTCGCTTCCAATGCCGCGGTGAATTTGGAAGTGTACAATCTTCAAGGAATGCGTGTTGCCACTTTGTTTGAAGGAAACCTCAGTGCCAACCTGCGCCAAACAGTCATTTTGGATGGTGAATCGATGGCCAACGGCATTTATTTCGCCCGCTTGACCACCAATACTGGAATTGTAAAGCAGCAGAAGCTCGTCTTGCAGCGTTGA
- a CDS encoding T9SS type A sorting domain-containing protein — translation MRWKVTPILLLFLIFLTSNAFAQFKLYESTFNGGVVTGGYSNGATVPSGSGSFNVTIPPGSTIRQAYLIAGRVGNAPNLTVTLNGTPFTFNAGNIVTTGFNTLYGGNSAVHAIDVTASISAATSAYTIAVPVQSNTVSDKFPEFYLYIAFNNAGLPAINSAIYLNTVTLQVSSFSWTLNTTQAVNNSQPVGFAILGGYATTGSDCEQVVVNGTNIGSFGGQDFNASSQWGCMGAFQYYNNVLTGYNDDNANQAILLTDALSNIQGVIPGSTNSIPVTFNHCGGGSDNHVWAVFLTWGGVILDGNLLNFEAQPLDNSVQLAWATSSEEGVSHFELQHSLNGNDFNTVGNVAAKGTENGESYTWPHADPREGSNWYRVRMVGADGVASFSEIREVQFAGAHALAIGLSPNPVRRGGELQLQLVTGNALNWTIYGMGDGRELLKGQHTNGMAATLPTNQLAAGVYGLKLEGDGKVQMMKFVVE, via the coding sequence ATGCGTTGGAAAGTTACACCCATCTTGCTCCTTTTTCTTATTTTCCTCACTTCGAATGCCTTCGCACAATTCAAATTGTATGAAAGCACCTTCAATGGCGGGGTCGTAACCGGCGGCTATTCCAATGGGGCAACCGTACCGAGTGGTTCGGGCAGTTTTAACGTGACGATTCCTCCGGGAAGTACCATTCGCCAGGCGTATCTTATTGCCGGCAGGGTTGGAAATGCGCCCAATCTCACCGTGACACTCAACGGAACCCCTTTTACGTTCAACGCCGGAAATATCGTCACGACGGGATTCAACACGCTTTATGGAGGAAATTCGGCCGTGCATGCGATTGACGTTACGGCTTCGATCAGTGCCGCAACCTCCGCCTATACCATTGCCGTTCCCGTCCAAAGCAATACAGTCTCCGACAAATTCCCCGAATTTTACCTCTACATCGCCTTCAACAATGCGGGCCTGCCTGCGATCAATTCGGCAATTTATTTGAACACGGTCACGCTGCAAGTGAGTTCATTTTCCTGGACCCTCAACACCACGCAGGCCGTCAACAACAGTCAGCCTGTGGGATTTGCCATCCTTGGCGGCTATGCAACGACAGGCTCCGACTGCGAACAGGTGGTGGTGAATGGAACGAACATTGGCTCATTTGGCGGTCAAGACTTCAACGCTTCCTCGCAATGGGGCTGCATGGGCGCATTTCAATATTACAACAACGTGCTCACGGGTTACAACGACGACAACGCCAATCAGGCCATCCTTTTGACGGATGCCTTGAGCAATATCCAAGGCGTGATTCCCGGAAGCACCAATTCGATTCCGGTGACCTTCAACCATTGCGGTGGCGGCAGCGACAACCATGTTTGGGCCGTTTTCCTGACTTGGGGCGGCGTGATTTTGGACGGGAACTTGCTCAACTTCGAAGCCCAACCGTTGGACAATTCCGTGCAACTCGCTTGGGCCACGAGTTCGGAAGAGGGTGTCTCCCACTTCGAATTGCAGCATAGCCTGAACGGAAATGACTTCAACACCGTCGGCAACGTGGCGGCCAAAGGCACAGAAAATGGCGAATCCTATACATGGCCACATGCCGATCCCCGCGAAGGCAGCAATTGGTACCGCGTGCGGATGGTTGGTGCCGATGGCGTAGCGAGTTTTTCAGAAATCCGCGAAGTGCAATTTGCCGGTGCCCATGCCTTGGCCATCGGTCTGAGCCCCAATCCGGTGCGGCGCGGCGGCGAATTGCAACTGCAATTGGTTACGGGAAATGCACTGAATTGGACCATTTACGGCATGGGCGACGGCCGGGAATTGCTCAAAGGACAACATACGAATGGCATGGCAGCGACCCTACCGACCAATCAATTGGCCGCAGGTGTTTATGGCCTGAAGCTTGAGGGCGATGGGAAAGTGCAGATGATGAAGTTTGTGGTGGAGTAA
- a CDS encoding zinc-binding dehydrogenase yields MKAFVLQKFGSAATAFEFKEQPDPRASKGTVVVETEAFGINYADVVARKGMYKECPPTPCVIGYEAAGRITEVGEGCEHLKVGMRVACFTRFGGYATKVVAPVAGVVPIPEDMEVGIALALMVQYSTAWYCAEYATRILPGDHVLIQAAAGGVGTALVQIAKHRGAIVYGTAGSAAKLEYLRSLGVDHPINYNEEDFFTKIQQLRGKAGVDLVYDSLGGKQFKRGFQLLGKGGRIVGMGSASREGRGIFADIGTLFGFGRYFAAFLLMESRGIIGCNMLRVADHRPDVLQHCLQGSLRGAAEGWLKPTVGKVFASTELTAAHEYVEQRKSMGKVIITWK; encoded by the coding sequence ATGAAAGCATTTGTCCTCCAGAAATTCGGTTCCGCCGCTACTGCCTTTGAATTCAAGGAACAACCTGATCCGCGGGCGAGCAAAGGAACCGTCGTCGTCGAAACCGAAGCCTTTGGCATCAATTACGCCGACGTCGTCGCGCGCAAGGGCATGTACAAGGAATGTCCGCCGACGCCATGTGTGATCGGCTACGAAGCGGCAGGACGGATTACCGAAGTGGGCGAAGGCTGCGAACATCTTAAAGTCGGCATGCGCGTAGCGTGTTTTACCCGTTTTGGCGGATATGCAACGAAAGTCGTGGCGCCGGTTGCAGGGGTGGTACCCATTCCGGAGGACATGGAGGTCGGGATTGCTTTGGCCTTGATGGTGCAATATTCGACGGCGTGGTACTGCGCCGAATATGCCACCCGCATTTTGCCGGGCGATCATGTCTTGATCCAAGCGGCCGCAGGCGGCGTCGGAACGGCCTTGGTGCAAATCGCCAAACACCGCGGCGCCATTGTCTATGGCACCGCAGGCAGCGCCGCGAAATTGGAGTATTTGCGTTCCTTGGGTGTCGATCACCCGATCAACTACAACGAGGAGGACTTTTTCACGAAGATTCAGCAGCTCCGCGGCAAAGCCGGCGTGGACTTGGTGTATGACAGCTTGGGTGGCAAACAATTCAAACGCGGTTTCCAATTGCTGGGCAAAGGCGGCCGCATTGTCGGCATGGGTTCGGCAAGCCGAGAAGGCCGCGGCATTTTCGCCGATATCGGGACGCTGTTTGGCTTTGGCCGCTACTTTGCGGCGTTTTTGCTGATGGAAAGCCGGGGCATCATCGGCTGCAACATGTTGCGGGTGGCAGACCATCGTCCCGATGTCTTGCAGCATTGCTTGCAAGGCTCACTCCGAGGCGCAGCCGAAGGCTGGCTCAAACCCACAGTCGGCAAAGTATTCGCCTCCACCGAATTGACAGCAGCGCATGAATATGTCGAGCAGCGCAAGTCGATGGGGAAAGTGATCATTACTTGGAAGTGA
- a CDS encoding NAD(P)/FAD-dependent oxidoreductase, which produces MRAVDFGKRVLLIEKDKLGGAGLHNGALSSKTFWEISQDLARWRKQNAHFGLPGVQVPFADIVAQVNVAVNERMAQLDRHIEGCNSCALHADIHYVKGQAILESNHHIRVDSEQGPQHFEAEFVILATGSRPRLLPHIQVDEQIILSSDGVGNLKDYPESIVVLGAGVIGCEFATIFASFGRTKVYLIDKADRILPFEDADIVTIVEKNLEANGATIHRHASLLRMEIKNGRVEYELRYSDGRQEIFNVEKALISVGREPNTEGLGLENTDVQLTDRGHILEMSKDTRTTAANIFAVGDITADIALVNVGELEGRFAVETMFGYAHKALCYDNISTIMFLEPEVAGVGMNEIQAQCAGLCYRVATWNYDCIPRAIAMRQTEGFFKILVTDDAEMRILGMRAIGQDASSAIQAVALLICMGKGIHELAEMVHPHPSITEGVQECVRMLLGKSIFKPQAFSQLKCQRWEGGCYSEA; this is translated from the coding sequence ATGCGTGCCGTGGACTTTGGCAAGCGTGTGTTGCTCATCGAAAAGGACAAACTCGGTGGCGCAGGCTTGCACAATGGCGCGCTCAGTTCCAAGACGTTTTGGGAAATTTCGCAGGATTTGGCACGTTGGCGCAAGCAGAATGCGCACTTCGGCTTGCCGGGCGTGCAGGTGCCTTTTGCAGACATTGTCGCCCAGGTCAATGTCGCCGTCAATGAACGAATGGCGCAACTTGACCGTCACATCGAGGGCTGCAATTCCTGTGCATTGCATGCCGACATCCACTACGTCAAGGGCCAAGCCATTTTGGAATCCAACCATCATATCCGCGTGGATTCCGAGCAGGGGCCGCAACATTTCGAGGCCGAATTTGTGATTTTGGCAACGGGAAGCCGGCCGCGGCTGCTTCCCCATATTCAAGTGGATGAACAGATCATCCTCAGCAGCGATGGCGTTGGCAATCTCAAGGATTACCCGGAAAGTATCGTGGTTTTGGGGGCAGGCGTGATCGGCTGCGAATTTGCCACGATTTTTGCCTCCTTCGGCCGAACGAAAGTGTACCTCATCGACAAAGCCGACCGGATTTTGCCCTTCGAAGATGCCGATATCGTGACCATCGTGGAGAAAAATCTGGAGGCGAATGGCGCAACGATCCACCGTCATGCGAGTTTGCTGCGAATGGAAATCAAGAATGGCCGCGTCGAATACGAATTGCGGTATTCCGATGGCCGACAAGAAATTTTCAACGTCGAAAAGGCCCTGATTTCGGTCGGGCGCGAGCCCAATACCGAAGGCCTTGGCCTTGAAAATACCGACGTCCAATTGACAGACCGCGGCCATATCCTCGAAATGTCCAAAGATACCCGCACGACCGCAGCCAATATCTTTGCCGTCGGCGACATCACCGCCGACATCGCCCTCGTCAACGTTGGCGAATTGGAAGGCAGATTTGCGGTCGAAACCATGTTTGGCTACGCCCACAAGGCGCTTTGCTACGACAACATTTCGACGATCATGTTTTTGGAGCCCGAAGTCGCGGGCGTGGGCATGAACGAAATTCAAGCGCAGTGCGCCGGACTTTGTTACCGTGTGGCGACTTGGAATTACGACTGCATTCCACGGGCGATCGCGATGCGGCAAACGGAGGGATTTTTCAAAATTCTGGTGACCGACGATGCAGAAATGCGCATTTTGGGCATGCGGGCGATCGGGCAGGATGCGAGCAGCGCCATCCAAGCCGTGGCCCTGCTCATCTGCATGGGCAAGGGCATCCACGAACTCGCAGAGATGGTGCATCCGCATCCAAGCATCACCGAGGGTGTGCAAGAATGCGTGCGCATGTTGCTCGGAAAAAGCATCTTCAAGCCGCAGGCATTCAGCCAATTGAAATGCCAACGGTGGGAGGGAGGATGTTATTCTGAAGCCTGA